The Pseudanabaenaceae cyanobacterium SKYG29 genomic interval CCGCTATGGCAGTAGGGGCAATTGTTGGCATTCTGCTAGCTTGGACAATGCTGAAGCCCGATCGGGTATAGCAAATGATTGGTTGCTAAAAGTGAAACCGCTCCCCCAAGTAGTATTTCCGCACTTGGGGATTTGCTGATAACTCTTGACTATTGCCCGCTGCCAAAATTTCCCCGTCTCGCATGATGTAAGCCCGATCGATTACTGCTAGGGTCTCTCGCACGTTGTGGTCGGTAATTAGAATGCCTATGTTTCTTTGTTTGAGCACTGCCATAATTTCTTGAATTTCCGCAACGGCGATCGGGTCAACACCAGCAAAAGGTTCATCCAGTAATAAGAACTTAGGGCCCTCTATGCCCACAGCCAAAGCTCTAGCAATTTCAGTACGGCGACGTTCCCCCCCGGAGACCTGAATACCCAAGCTATGGGCAACATGTTCCAGGCGAAATTCCTGCAGGAGTTGATACAGGCGTTCCCGCCGTTTCCCTAGGGGTACCTGGGTTTGTTCCATAACTAGGAGGAGATTTTCTGCCACGGTCAAATGACGAAAGATGGTTGGTTCCTGTGCCAGGTAAGCAATCCCCAGGCGGGCACGGCGATGGATAGGTAGGCGGGTAATATCTCTGCCCCCCAAACAGACATAACCTTCATCGGGTTGTACCAAGCCCGTAGCAATATAGAAAGTCGTGGTCTTGCCCGCGCCATTCGGTCCCAATAGCCCTACAATTTCCCCTTGGGCAACGGACACACTCACCTGCTGTACTACTCGCCGTCGACCATAGGTCTTACTGACACTGCGTAGGCAAATTTCCATAGGGTATAGGGGCACATAAAGGATGGCTAAGGGACTGAGCAAGGTGTAAAACCGATCGTTTTGCCACGGGATGCCACCAGTCCGGAGCGATTTCTGCCAAGGGAAACAGGACAAACCCCCGATCGGTCATTCT includes:
- the lptB gene encoding LPS export ABC transporter ATP-binding protein, with the translated sequence MEICLRSVSKTYGRRRVVQQVSVSVAQGEIVGLLGPNGAGKTTTFYIATGLVQPDEGYVCLGGRDITRLPIHRRARLGIAYLAQEPTIFRHLTVAENLLLVMEQTQVPLGKRRERLYQLLQEFRLEHVAHSLGIQVSGGERRRTEIARALAVGIEGPKFLLLDEPFAGVDPIAVAEIQEIMAVLKQRNIGILITDHNVRETLAVIDRAYIMRDGEILAAGNSQELSANPQVRKYYLGERFHF